A single genomic interval of Lathyrus oleraceus cultivar Zhongwan6 chromosome 7, CAAS_Psat_ZW6_1.0, whole genome shotgun sequence harbors:
- the LOC127104189 gene encoding (-)-germacrene D synthase, translating into MSVSATSSLVAPPTINNLSRRSANYHPDIWGNHFIQYLLEPMELDEIMKQLIILKENVRQILLPTNPLNDANLIDSIQRLGLYHHFEHEIGELLQHIHNNHVQNGTIILNFNEDLRSIALVFRLLRQHGYPILPDVFQKFKNEQGNFNETLVGDVEGMLSLYEATHLRIHGEEILDEALSFTSSHLKMMTTQLSPSLATKTNHSLKRPLFKNMPRLVARNYISSYEEDPSHDATLLLLAKLDFNLLQKQHQKELGDISKWWKDLDFEKKLPFARNRIVEAYFWILGVYFESQYSVGRKIMTKVISLASVIDDIYDNYGTIDELQLFTQAIQRWDMSCMDFLPEYMKFCYKALLDVYEEMEQEMVKEGRAFCVYYVKNEMKRLSQAYLTEAKWFSCNFIPTMEEYMALGIVNSGYYLITATSFIGMGCIATEEVFKWLTNNPKIVNASSRIARLMDDIVSNEFEQKRGHGASSIECYMNEHGVTRSDAISELSRQVTNAWKDINEELHDSTQVPKPLLMRVLNLSRVIHVLYKDEDCYTNSQGSTKNDIISILLNPCPISQIYCFQRVDK; encoded by the exons ATGTCAGTTTCAGCAACATCATCACTAGTTGCTCCTCCAACCATTAATAATTTATCTAGACGTTCGGCAAATTATCATCCCGACATATGGGGGAATCATTTTATTCAATATCTATTGGAGCCTATG GAATTGGATGAAATAATGAAGCAGCTAATAATCCTAAAAGAAAATGTGAGGCAGATACTACTCCCTACAAACCCTTTGAATGATGCTAATTTGATCGACTCAATCCAACGTTTGGGGTTATACCATCATTTTGAGCATGAGATTGGAGAATTATTGCAACATATTCACAATAATCATGTTCAAAATGGAACAATAATTCTCAATTTTAACGAAGATCTTCGTTCTATTGCACTTGTCTTCAGGTTACTAAGACAACATGGATATCCCATATTGCCGG ATGTTTTTCAAAAGTTCAAAAATGAGCAAGGAAACTTCAATGAAACACTTGTTGGTGATGTTGAGGGAATGTTAAGTTTGTATGAAGCCACACATTTAAGGATTCATGGAGAAGAAATATTAGATGAAGCACTTTCTTTCACTTCCTCACACCTTAAAATGATGACTACTCAATTAAGTCCTTCTCTTGCTACTAAAACTAATCATAGCTTAAAGAGGCCACTCTTCAAAAACATGCCTAGATTAGTGGCAAGGAATTATATTTCTAGTTATGAAGAAGATCCCTCACATGATGCAACTTTGCTATTACTTGCCAAATTAGATTTCAATCTGCTACAAAAACAGCATCAGAAAGAACTTGGTGATATTTCAAA ATGGTGGAAGGATTTGGATTTTGAAAAAAAACTGCCATTTGCACGCAATCGAATAGTTGAAGCATACTTTTGGATATTGGGAGTATATTTTGAGTCTCAATATTCTGTTGGTAGAAAGATAATGACGAAAGTGATATCATTGGCCTCAGTAATTGATGATATATATGATAACTATGGTACAATAGACGAGCTACAACTTTTCACTCAAGCAATTCAAAG GTGGGATATGAGTTGCATGGATTTTCTACCAGAATACATGAAGTTTTGCTATAAAGCCCTTTTGGATGTTTATGAAGAAATGGAGCAAGAGATGGTTAAAGAAGGAAGAGCTTTTTGTGTATATTATGTCAAAAATGAA ATGAAAAGATTGAGCCAGGCCTACTTGACTGAGGCCAAATGGTTCAGTTGTAATTTTATACCAACAATGGAAGAATACATGGCTCTAGGAATAGTAAATTCTGGTTACTATCTGATCACAGCAACATCTTTCATTGGAATGGGATGCATTGCTACAGAAGAAGTTTTTAAATGGTTAACTAATAACCCAAAAATTGTTAATGCTTCATCAAGAATTGCCAGACTCATGGATGATATTGTTTCCAATGAG TTTGAGCAGAAGAGAGGGCATGGTGCCTCTTCTATTGAGTGCTATATGAATGAACATGGTGTAACTAGATCAGATGCAATTAGTGAACTTTCAAGACAAGTTACAAATGCTTGGAAGGATATCAATGAGGAACTTCATGATTCAACTCAAGTGCCAAAGCCTCTCCTTATGCGAGTTCTCAATTTATCACGTGTCATTCATGTGCTTTATAAAGATGAAGATTGCTACACTAACTCCCAAGGATCGACAAAGAATGACATAATATCTATCTTGTTGAATCCATGTCCAATATCACAAatttattgtttccaaagggtTGATAAATGA